A single genomic interval of Pseudomonas sp. FeN3W harbors:
- a CDS encoding TOBE domain-containing protein, whose product MNATRFLARMSLETDVGTALSDTRIRLLESIEREGSINRAAKAVPLSYKAAWDAIDTMNNLAPEPLVRRVAGGRQGGGTQLTDYGRRIVAMYRALEIEYQATLDRLTERLEEVNGGDVQSFQKLMQRMSMKTSARNQFSGTVTGLRVGGVDYEVRIQLDPQTEIAAIITRASAENLGLAIGREVCALVKSSSVMLVTDHTVKLTARNQLWGEISAIHEGPVNSEVTLTLPSGRSVTCVVTAESCHALGLAPGVQAGAFFKASSVILAVYE is encoded by the coding sequence ATGAACGCGACCCGCTTCCTCGCCCGCATGTCGCTGGAAACCGACGTCGGCACGGCCCTGAGCGATACCCGCATCCGCCTGCTGGAGTCGATCGAGCGTGAAGGCTCGATCAACCGCGCCGCCAAGGCCGTACCGCTGTCCTACAAGGCGGCCTGGGATGCCATCGACACCATGAACAACCTGGCGCCCGAGCCTCTGGTCAGGCGCGTCGCTGGCGGCCGCCAGGGCGGCGGCACCCAGCTCACCGACTACGGGCGGCGCATCGTGGCCATGTACCGCGCCCTGGAAATCGAATACCAGGCCACGCTCGACCGGCTGACCGAACGACTCGAGGAGGTGAACGGTGGCGATGTCCAGTCGTTCCAGAAACTCATGCAGCGCATGAGCATGAAGACCAGCGCCCGCAACCAGTTCTCCGGCACGGTCACCGGGCTGCGGGTCGGCGGCGTCGACTACGAGGTACGCATCCAGCTCGACCCGCAGACCGAGATCGCCGCCATCATCACCCGCGCCAGCGCGGAGAACCTGGGCCTGGCCATCGGTCGCGAGGTGTGTGCGCTGGTCAAGTCGTCCTCGGTGATGCTGGTTACCGACCACACGGTGAAGCTCACCGCGCGCAACCAGCTCTGGGGCGAGATCTCGGCGATCCACGAAGGCCCGGTGAACAGCGAGGTGACCCTGACGCTGCCGTCCGGACGCAGCGTGACCTGCGTGGTCACCGCCGAGAGCTGCCATGCGCTGGGCCTGGCGCCGGGCGTCCAGGCCGGCGCCTTCTTCAAGGCGTCCAGCGTGATCCTGGCGGTATACGAATGA
- the modA gene encoding molybdate ABC transporter substrate-binding protein gives MNNLSRLFVALGAGLLACSAQAAEVTIAVAANFTAPIKEIAEAFEKETGHKVVTSLGPTGGLYTQIKNGAPFEIFLAADDSTPAKLESEGEIVPGSRFTNAIGKLVLWSPQEGYVDEQGEVLQKNDFKHLSIANPKTAPYGLAATQVLDKLDLSESVRAKLVEGGNITQAYQFVATGNAELGFVALSQVYKDGKITGGSSWMIPGDMYEPIRQDAVILKKGADNPAAQALVDYLKGPQAAKVITAYGYEN, from the coding sequence ATGAATAACCTGTCCCGCCTGTTCGTCGCCCTGGGCGCCGGCCTGCTGGCCTGCTCGGCCCAGGCCGCCGAAGTGACCATCGCCGTGGCGGCCAACTTCACCGCACCGATCAAGGAAATCGCCGAGGCCTTCGAGAAGGAGACCGGGCACAAGGTGGTGACTTCGCTCGGCCCCACCGGCGGCCTCTACACCCAGATCAAGAACGGCGCGCCCTTCGAAATCTTCCTCGCCGCCGACGACAGCACCCCGGCGAAGCTGGAGAGCGAAGGCGAGATCGTCCCCGGCTCGCGCTTCACCAACGCCATCGGCAAGCTGGTGCTCTGGTCGCCGCAAGAGGGCTACGTCGACGAACAGGGCGAAGTGCTGCAGAAGAACGACTTCAAGCACCTGTCCATCGCCAACCCGAAGACCGCCCCCTACGGCCTGGCCGCCACCCAGGTGCTGGACAAACTCGACCTGAGCGAGAGCGTCCGGGCGAAACTGGTCGAAGGCGGCAACATCACCCAGGCCTATCAGTTCGTCGCCACCGGCAACGCCGAGCTGGGCTTCGTCGCCCTCTCCCAGGTGTACAAGGATGGCAAGATCACCGGGGGCTCCTCCTGGATGATCCCGGGCGACATGTACGAGCCGATCCGCCAGGACGCGGTGATCCTGAAGAAGGGCGCCGACAACCCGGCGGCACAGGCCCTGGTCGACTACCTGAAAGGGCCGCAGGCCGCCAAGGTGATCACCGCGTACGGCTACGAGAACTGA
- the modB gene encoding molybdate ABC transporter permease subunit, whose protein sequence is MSLSSHDLAAVRLTLELASLTTLLLLLIGTPIAWWLARTRSRLKGPVGAVVALPLVLPPTVLGFYLLVTMGPHGPVGGLTQALGLGTLPFTFAGLVVGSVFYSMPFVVQPLQNAFEAIGERPLEVAATLRAGPWDTFFSVVLPLARPGFVTASILGFAHTVGEFGVVLMIGGNIPGVTRTVSVQIFDHVEAMEYSQAHWLAGGMVLFSFFVLLALYSGRRFKPGFN, encoded by the coding sequence ATGTCGCTGTCCAGCCACGATCTCGCCGCCGTCCGCCTCACGCTGGAGCTGGCCTCGCTGACCACGCTGCTGCTGCTGCTCATCGGCACGCCCATCGCCTGGTGGCTGGCGCGCACGCGGTCGCGGCTCAAGGGGCCGGTCGGCGCGGTGGTGGCCTTGCCGCTGGTGCTGCCGCCCACGGTGCTCGGCTTCTACCTGCTGGTCACCATGGGACCGCACGGCCCCGTGGGCGGGCTGACCCAGGCGCTGGGCCTGGGCACCCTGCCCTTCACCTTCGCCGGGCTGGTGGTGGGCTCGGTGTTCTACTCCATGCCGTTCGTCGTTCAGCCGCTGCAGAACGCCTTCGAGGCCATCGGCGAGCGGCCGCTGGAAGTGGCCGCCACCCTGCGCGCCGGCCCCTGGGACACCTTCTTCAGCGTGGTGCTGCCGCTGGCCAGGCCGGGCTTCGTCACCGCCTCGATCCTCGGCTTCGCGCATACCGTCGGCGAGTTCGGCGTGGTGCTGATGATCGGCGGCAACATCCCCGGCGTCACCCGCACGGTCTCGGTACAGATCTTCGATCACGTCGAAGCCATGGAATACTCCCAGGCGCACTGGCTGGCCGGCGGCATGGTGCTGTTCTCCTTCTTCGTGCTGCTGGCGCTCTACTCCGGCCGCCGCTTCAAGCCCGGCTTCAACTGA
- the modC gene encoding molybdenum ABC transporter ATP-binding protein — MTDSSPAGQILARFRLGWPGFELDVDLDLPGHGVTALFGHSGSGKTTCLRCVAGLERAGEASLQINGERWQDSASGLFVPPHRRALGYVFQEASLFPHLSARRNLEYGLRRVKAAQRRVDWDHVVKLLGIEHLLERLPGTLSGGERQRVGIARALLTSPRLLLMDEPLAALDLKRKNEILPYLERLREELDIPVLYVSHSPDEVARLADHVVLLDQGRVVAQGGLRETLARLDLPTALGEDAGVVVESMVAEHDDAYHLTRLAFPGGEVLVARRPEAPGQRLRFRVHARDVSLALTRAEGSSITNLLPARVEALAAADTPAHVLVRLDAGGTPLLARITRRSADQLGLAPGLPLWAQIKAVALLG; from the coding sequence ATGACCGATTCGTCACCCGCCGGGCAGATCCTCGCCCGCTTTCGCCTGGGCTGGCCCGGATTCGAACTGGACGTGGACCTGGACCTGCCCGGCCACGGCGTGACGGCGCTGTTCGGCCATTCGGGGTCGGGCAAGACCACCTGCCTGCGCTGCGTCGCCGGCCTGGAACGCGCCGGCGAGGCGTCCCTACAAATCAATGGCGAACGCTGGCAGGACAGCGCGAGCGGGCTCTTCGTCCCGCCCCACAGGCGCGCCCTGGGCTACGTGTTCCAGGAAGCCAGCCTGTTCCCGCACCTGTCGGCGCGACGCAACCTGGAATACGGGCTGCGCCGGGTCAAGGCCGCACAGCGCCGGGTGGACTGGGACCACGTGGTGAAGCTGCTGGGCATCGAACACCTGCTGGAGCGCCTGCCGGGCACGCTGTCCGGCGGCGAGCGCCAGCGCGTCGGCATCGCCCGCGCCCTGCTCACCAGCCCGCGCCTGCTGCTGATGGACGAACCCCTGGCGGCCCTGGACCTCAAGCGCAAGAACGAGATCCTGCCCTACCTCGAACGCCTGCGCGAGGAACTGGACATCCCGGTGCTCTACGTCAGCCACTCGCCCGACGAGGTCGCACGGCTGGCCGACCACGTGGTGCTGCTCGACCAGGGCCGGGTCGTGGCCCAGGGCGGCCTGCGCGAAACCCTGGCCCGCCTCGACCTGCCCACCGCCCTCGGCGAGGACGCCGGCGTGGTGGTCGAATCCATGGTGGCCGAACACGACGATGCCTATCACCTCACCCGCCTGGCCTTTCCCGGCGGCGAAGTGCTGGTGGCGCGGCGGCCGGAAGCGCCCGGCCAGCGCCTGCGCTTTCGCGTGCATGCCCGCGACGTCAGCCTGGCGCTGACGCGCGCCGAAGGCAGCAGCATCACCAACCTGCTGCCGGCACGGGTCGAGGCGCTGGCCGCGGCGGACACCCCGGCCCACGTGCTGGTGCGCCTGGATGCCGGCGGCACGCCGTTGCTGGCGCGCATCACCCGCCGTTCGGCCGACCAGTTGGGCCTCGCCCCCGGCCTGCCGCTGTGGGCGCAGATCAAGGCCGTGGCGCTGCTAGGGTAA